One region of Tumebacillus amylolyticus genomic DNA includes:
- a CDS encoding DUF6154 family protein encodes MNLVDQMYELYKDQLVGDEEDAIIIVSGILEDLEPEHMLEWIQGMSRMELFEMLGNYLVDKLKNKMAEEGIGKHNGDFPHDGVIH; translated from the coding sequence ATGAATTTGGTGGATCAGATGTATGAACTGTACAAAGACCAGTTGGTCGGCGACGAGGAAGACGCGATCATCATCGTTAGCGGAATTCTGGAAGACCTCGAACCCGAGCATATGTTGGAATGGATTCAGGGCATGTCCCGAATGGAGCTGTTCGAGATGCTCGGCAATTACTTGGTGGACAAGTTGAAAAACAAAATGGCGGAGGAAGGAATCGGCAAGCACAACGGGGACTTCCCGCACGACGGGGTGATCCATTGA
- a CDS encoding amino acid ABC transporter ATP-binding protein has translation MIHFSQINKHYGQFHVLRDIDLHIKPGEVVVVIGPSGSGKSTLLRCINRLETVTSGELVVNGTKVNDKATDINKLRRDIGMVFQHFNLYPHMTVLDNILLAPTKVNGLSKSEASEIAMKYLTKVGIPDKAKSFPSQLSGGQQQRVAIARGLAMKPKIMLFDEPTSALDPEMVGEVLDVMKSLAQEGMTMVCVTHEMGFAREVADRIVFMDQGQILEENTPAEFFANPREERARQFLSRLNH, from the coding sequence ATGATTCATTTTTCGCAGATCAACAAGCACTACGGTCAATTCCACGTCCTGCGCGACATCGACTTGCACATCAAACCCGGTGAAGTCGTCGTCGTCATCGGACCGTCCGGATCCGGCAAATCGACGCTTCTGCGTTGCATCAACCGTTTGGAGACCGTGACGAGCGGCGAGTTGGTGGTCAACGGCACCAAAGTCAACGACAAAGCCACCGACATCAACAAACTTCGCCGTGACATCGGGATGGTGTTCCAGCACTTCAACCTCTACCCGCACATGACCGTTCTCGACAACATCTTGCTCGCACCGACCAAAGTCAACGGACTGAGCAAGAGCGAAGCGTCCGAGATCGCCATGAAGTACCTGACCAAAGTCGGCATCCCGGACAAAGCCAAGTCGTTCCCGTCCCAATTGTCCGGCGGTCAGCAACAACGCGTCGCCATCGCGCGCGGGCTTGCGATGAAGCCGAAGATCATGTTGTTCGACGAACCGACTTCCGCGCTCGACCCGGAGATGGTCGGCGAAGTGCTCGACGTCATGAAATCGCTTGCTCAAGAAGGCATGACGATGGTTTGCGTCACGCACGAAATGGGCTTTGCCCGCGAAGTGGCGGACCGCATCGTATTTATGGACCAAGGCCAGATCTTGGAGGAAAATACACCGGCCGAATTCTTCGCCAACCCGCGTGAAGAACGCGCCCGTCAATTCCTCTCCCGACTCAACCATTAG